The proteins below are encoded in one region of Brassica napus cultivar Da-Ae chromosome A6, Da-Ae, whole genome shotgun sequence:
- the BNAA10G10560D gene encoding uncharacterized protein At4g04775, with protein MSSTTSSSRSQTHTTRGIPSKCWCGSNLTTFAAQTKENLYRRFYRCEIAIKRQSEHHLFKWIDEAIIDEIRMVDKKVSHLQSDFDSFKTTTTMRLHEHAKQIDEILLEMKKIFHDQNILLEELRNKSTLVLDAKSHSPLLNVAAAAIALGTLAWLYAKITSI; from the exons ATGAGTTCAACTACTTCGTCATCTCGTTCTCAAACACACACAACACGGGGCATTCCTTCCAAATGTTGGTGCGGGTCGAACCTGACTACCTTTGCTGCTCAGACCAAAGAAAACTTATACCGCCGGTTCTACAGATGCGAAATCGCCATCAAG AGGCAATCGGAGCACCACCTTTTCAAATGGATAGACGAAGCCATCATCGACGAGATTCGAATGGTTGATAAAAAGGTCTCCCACCTTCAGTCCGATTTTGATTCATTCAAGACGACAACAACTATGCGACTTCACGAACATGCCAAACAGATTGACGAGATCCTCCTGGAGATGAAAAAGATTTTTCATGACCAAAATATCCTCCTCGAAGAATTAAGAAACAAATCAACCTTGGTTCTGGATGCTAAATCTCATTCCCCTCTCCTCAACGTGGCTGCTGCTGCCATTGCTCTAGGTACTTTGGCGTGGTTGTATGCAAAAATCACCAGCATCTGA
- the LOC111214131 gene encoding uncharacterized protein LOC111214131 → MFTLVNPPPFTPLLHSSVHVSPNHTNACVHTSPDHNDYSRQVSPVFNQTPQPSQVITHPNDDTDDYDEPPRTPVSKQPPWDELNSVVYDKSDHPNSPEINHILYHGVRIYDPINPDPPIFDSSIPRSLLLLSPQPKTILTSPTKSNDTLPGFAVHATTVNAFTATASSESPPSLPSKVTESPPSLPFKDQNALGVVDLTATKDVESHVPSLEENHLANELFKSPLIPAVTLISPLPSLEWDLFYNTVSTKTNVYHSTPSSFDFSNKFLLDLAKPKQWTSTRHMEVLIHMLGARHSTHLLTEKSAFTTPLLPAYITDSWPDFAPCRKRSTFLWDERIVDIVLHQGMKWMEDVHTIYTPMLWDRKHWVGLAINLDMGYIEILDPMPALYVDTRVERFMLPLVTILPYLVRKVAMCELTQFRGVKKFVWRRLPDLYNNSRSGDCGPVSMKFLEMHALGDPAPHMSGITDEAVDDFRKQYALDIYKTIVMSAYST, encoded by the exons ATGTTCACCCTAGTCAACCCTCCCCCGTTTACGCCACTCCTCCACTCA AGTGTCCACGTTTCACCTAACCACACAAACGCATGTGTCCACACTTCTCCTGACCACAACGATTACAGCAGACAAGTCTCCCCTGTTTTTAATCAAACTCCTCAGCCAAGTCAGGTGATCACCCACCCCAACGATGATACAGATGACTACGACGAGCCACCTCGTACTCCAGTAAGCAAGCAACCTCCTTGGGATGAGCTCAACTCAGTAGTCTACGATAAGAGTGATCACCCCAACAGCCCGGAGATTAATCACATCCTCTATCATGGAGTGAGGATTTACGATCCCATCAATCCAGACCCACCAATCTTCGATTCATCTATTCCTCGGAGTCTCCTATTACTCTCACCGCAGCCTAAGACAATACTTACATCACCCACTAAGAGCAACGACACTCTGCCAGGCTTCGCTGTTCATGCGACTACCGTCAATGCTTTCACAGCTACAGCTTCCTCCGAGTCTCCACCCTCTCTTCCTTCTAAGGTTACCGAGTCTCCACCATCTCTTCCTTTTAAG GATCAAAACGCCCTTGGAGTTGTCGACCTAACGGCGACAAAAGATGTGGAGAGCCACGTTCCCTCTTTGGAGGAGAACCACCTTGCTAATGAATTGTTCAAATCTCCATTAATCCCTGCGGTTACACTAATCTCGCCACTTCCAAGTCTCGAGTGGGATCTATTCTACAACACAGTCTCAACTAAGACGAACGT CTATCACTCCACACCCTCTTCTTTTGACTTCTCCAACAAATTTCTTCTCGATCTCGCTAAACCAAAGCAATGGACTTCCACACGC CACATGGAAGTTTTAATCCACATGCTCGGTGCCAGACACTCAACACATCTTCTCACTGAAAAGTCCGCATTCACCACACCACTCCTACCAGCTTATATCACCGACAGTTGGCCAGATTTTGCTCCTTGCAGAAAGAGATCAACCTTCCTGTGGGATGAACGTATTGTCGACATTGTTCTTCACCAAGGGATGAAATGGATGGAGGACGTACACACCATCTACACTCCGATGCTTTGGGACCGTAAACATTGGGTCGGCCTAGCCATCAACCTTGACATGGGGTATATTGAGATTCTAGACCCTATGCCCGCTTTGTATGTAGATACTCGTGTCGAGCGCTTCATGCTACCATTGGTTACCATACTCCCTTATCTAGTAAGGAAAGTGGCTATGTGTGAGCTTACTCAGTTTCGTGGAGTTAAAAAGTTTGTCTGGAGACGATTACCTGACCTCTACAACAACTCCAGATCCGGTGACTGCGGCCCCGTCAGCATGAAGTTTCTGGAGATGCACGCTCTTGGAGACCCAGCACCTCATATGTCAGGCATCACCGACGAAGCTGTTGACGACTTCCGCAAACAGTATGCCTTGGACATCTACAAAACCATTGTCATGTCTGCTTATTCTACCTAA
- the LOC111214423 gene encoding uncharacterized protein LOC111214423 translates to MRKPKAKKKVHVEDEETPPQYEVGSPSSPDLRLPPRLFATDRFPTRRLNIYSSPDLLPFIRNVLRDTPEFETIRRSCFGKLFDLPARQCPVSCKLIHAFLTRQLVCLPKNTLWSAFGGSPFRYGLEEFGTVTGLPCGSYPERYNPNTGKAIVAGKDRVWKRLFGKKKFVTIVDLCRMLETDKDMDGWKKIRIALIIIVDGVLIAHKQEARPTPRYVRMVENLKTFLAFPWGRESFLKTISCMKPPKFVPKKCEDPVATLVKTLKQRSYRLQGFPLSLQLVAFRAIPLLLDYIPAPSNNLTVMDLEDGTLPQHKSINAIHIRRVEFDPNVNLKLLY, encoded by the coding sequence ATGAGGAAACCAAAGGCAAAGAAGAAGGTCCATGTGGAGGACGAGGAAACGCCACCACAATACGAAGTCGGAAGTCCATCTTCACCGGACCTCCGTCTACCTCCTCGACTTTTCGCGACGGACCGCTTCCCCACCAGGCGTCTAAACATCTATTCCTCTCCGGATCTACTCCCTTTTATTCGCAACGTCCTTCGCGACACGCCGGAATTTGAAACCATCCGTAGGTCCTGTTTCGGGAAACTCTTCGACCTCCCTGCTCGTCAATGCCCTGTTTCGTGTAAGCTGATCCACGCGTTTCTCACTCGTCAGCTTGTTTGTCTTCCCAAGAACACGCTTTGGTCTGCATTTGGTGGTTCTCCTTTCCGATATGGTCTTGAGGAATTTGGCACTGTCACGGGCCTCCCTTGTGGTTCATACCCTGAAAGATACAATCCCAACACCGGTAAAGCTATCGTCGCCGGCAAAGATAGAGTATGGAAGAGACTTTTTGGGAAGAAAAAATTTGTGACGATTGTTGATCTTTGTCGGATGCTTGAGACCGACAAAGATATGGATGGTTGGAAAAAGATACGGATTGCTCTCATTATAATCGTCGACGGCGTTCTCATCGCTCACAAACAAGAAGCACGCCCCACTCCTCGTTATGTTAGGATGGTTGAgaacctcaaaacatttcttgCTTTCCCTTGGGGTAGAGAGTCTTTCCTCAAGACCATATCATGCATGAAACCGCCGAAATTTGTCCCCAAGAAATGTGAAGATCCTGTTGCTACACTTGTCAAGACGCTCAAGCAGCGCAGTTACAGATTACAAGGCTTCCCACTTTCACTTCAGCTTGTAGCATTTCGAGCCATCCCCCTGCTTCTGGATTATATACCGGCTCCATCAAACAACCTCACCGTGATGGACTTGGAAGATGGTACTCTACCACAGCACAAGTCAATCAATGCCATCCACATCCGACGCGTCGAATTTGACCCCAATGTAAATCTAAAACTTTTGTACTAA
- the LOC106346293 gene encoding sucrose nonfermenting 4-like protein: MFGSTVDTSRGNSAASGQQQLLTPTRFVWPYGGRRVFLSGSFTRWTEHVPMSPLEGCPTVFQVICNLTPGYHQYKFYVDGEWRHDEHQPFVNANGGVMNTIFITGPDMAPAAFSPSNMDVDDFSQRVADPSQDSIPRMSAVDLDMSRHRISALLSNRTAYELLPESGKVIALDVNLPVKQAFHILYEQGIPLAPLWDFGKGQFVGVLGPLDFILILRELGTHGSNLTEEELETHTVAAWKEGKAHISRQYDGIGRPYPRPLVQVGPYDNLKDVALKILQNKVAAVPVIYSSLQDGSYPQLLHLASLSGILKCICRYFRHSSSSLPILQQPICSIPLGTWVPRIGESSSKPLATLRPHASLGSALSLLVQAGVSSIPVVDDNDSLIDIYSRSDITALAKDKAYAQIHLDDMTVHQALQLGQDASPPYGIFNGQRCHMCLRSDSLGKVIERLANPGVRRLVIVEAGSKRVEGIISLSDVFRFLLGL, encoded by the exons ATGTTTGGTTCTACAGTGGATACAAGCCGTGGGAACAGCGCTGCCTCAGGGCAGCAGCAGCTTCTTACTCCGACTCGCTTTGTGTGGCCTTATGGAGGTAGAAGGGTCTTCCTTAGCGGATCTTTCACCAG GTGGACAGAACATGTGCCAATGTCTCCACTTGAGGGCTGCCCTACTGTTTTTCAAGTCATTTGCAACTTGACTCCTGGATATCATCAG TATAAGTTTTATGTTGATGGGGAATGGCGGCACGATGAGCATCAACCATTTGTAAACGCTAATGGTGGAGTGATGAATACGATATTTATAACTGGACCAGATATGGCTCCCGCTGCTTTTAGCCCATCGAATATGGATGTGGATGATTTCTCCCAGAGAGTG GCTGATCCTTCCCAGGATTCTATACCTAGGATGTCAGCGGTTGATTTGGATATGTCCCGTCACCGTATATCTGCTTTGTTGTCAAACCGCACTGCATACGAGCTGCTCCCTGAATCGGGCAAG GTTATTGCATTGGATGTGAATTTACCAGTAAAGCAAGCATTCCATATACTCTATGAGCAG GGAATCCCTTTGGCTCCTCTGTGGGACTTTGGTAAAGGCCAATTTGTTGGAGTTCTTGGTCCATTGGACTTCATTCTAATACTGAGAGAG CTTGGAACGCATGGATCCAACTTGACAGAAGAAGAGCTTGAGACGCACACAGTAGCAGCCTGGAAAGAGGGGAAGGCTCATATTAGCAGACAATATGATGGAATTGGGAGACCGTATCCTAGGCCACTTGTTCAG GTTGGGCCCTATGATAATCTGAAAGACGTTGCCCTGAAAATTTTGCAAAATAAGGTGGCAGCCGTTCCAGTTATTTATTCTTCTCTGCAGGATGGGTCATATCCGCAGTTACTGCATCTTGCTTCGCTATCAGGCATATTAAAAT GTATATGCAGATACTTTAGACATTCGTCTAGCTCTTTGCCAATCCTTCAGCAGCCCATTTGTTCAATTCCCCTGGGTACTTGGGTTCCTAGAATCGGAGAATCAAGTAGCAAACCTCTCGCCACATTGAGACCACACGCTTCTTTGGGTTCTGCGCTCTCGTTATTAGTTCAAG CTGGAGTTAGTTCAATTCCTGTAGTGGATGACAATGACTCGCTTATTGACATATACTCTCGAAG TGACATAACTGCCCTGGCTAAAGATAAGGCATACGCACAGATTCATCTTGATGACATGACGGTTCACCAG GCGCTGCAGTTGGGGCAGGATGCGAGTCCGCCTTACGGAATCTTCAACGGGCAGAGATGTCACATGTGCTTGCGCTCAGACTCTCTTGGTAAAGTGATCGAGCGGTTAGCGAATCCAG GGGTAAGGAGGCTGGTGATAGTGGAAGCAGGGAGCAAACGTGTTGAAGGTATCATATCTTTGAGTGATGTTTTTCGATTCCTGCTCGGTCTTTGA
- the LOC106351187 gene encoding nuclear transcription factor Y subunit B-4-like: MADEDRLLPIANVGRLMKQILPSNAKISKEAKQTVQECATEFISFVTCEASDKCHRENRKTVNGDDIWWALSTLGLDNYADAVGRYLHKYREAERERAENNKSSNDSGNEREPNITSGYSRVLEKGSSSSAR; the protein is encoded by the coding sequence atggccgATGAAGATAGATTGCTACCAATAGCCAATGTAGGGAGACTTATGAAGCAGATCCTACCATCAAATGCAAAGATCTCAAaagaagcaaaacaaacagTTCAAGAGTGTGCAACAGAGTTCATCAGCTTTGTTACCTGCGAAGCCTCAGACAAGTGCCACAGGGAGAATCGAAAGACGGTGAATGGAGACGACATCTGGTGGGCTCTAAGTACTCTAGGCCTCGATAACTATGCTGACGCCGTGGGGAGGTATCTTCACAAGTACCGCGAGGCCGAGCGAGAAAGAGCTGAAAACAACAAAAGCAGCAACGATAGTGGAAATGAGAGAGAACCAAACATCACAAGTGGTTATAGTAGAGTTTTGGAGAAAGGAAGCAGCTCTTCGGCTCGTTGA
- the LOC106349730 gene encoding E3 ubiquitin-protein ligase RSL1-like: MDNELELASQKLDLVTLGESSTYRLYSKGLVSEEVIKDDTMLVGGLGMSLCDSNDNSKSETNKALRNRSVLAHSEALELAAIFQRLSWALERGVKSIQFFCDDSIILDYVTGKAAPPNESIEAKLLEKVISLRQTSFMSCETFPLRRDISSVIKLARDAIASQTRWIDGDDTNAEYETCPACYAHVTPRHKLEVRSGCFHRICFTCIRDCVSSQLARGDTVLCPYPGCEKELVLEDCRGVVDDDALNLIIHRKKEKAIPVLDRVYCPKPSCNFLMSDRDLLAVDPRQKKSVERTCVECGLFFCKKCHVPWHYKKTCNEFKKSQAYLTSDTALFESLVKTQGWIKCPQCATVVQKNGGCQRISCRHCSHKFCYACGAACTRKKMSCNCSPQD, from the exons ATGGATAATGAATTGGAATTGGCGAGTCAGAAGCTTGATCTTGTTACGCTTGGAGAATCCTCAACCTATCGGTTATACTCCAAGGGTTTGGTGAGTGAAGAGGTTATTAAGGATGATACGATGTTGGTCGGTGGTTTAGGCATGTCCCTCTGCGACTCGAACGATAACTCGAAATCAGAGACCAACAAAGCTCTGAGAAACCGAAGCGTCCTGGCGCACTCTGAAGCTCTGGAATTGGCTGCCATATTTCAAAGGTTGAGTTGGGCGTTGGAACGTGGTGTTAAAAGTATCCAATTCTTCTGTGACGATTCCATCATCTTGGATTACGTAACAGGTAAAGCTGCACCACCGAACGAGTCCATTGAAGCAAAACTTTTGGAAAAAGTGATTTCTCTTCGTCAGACAAGTTTCATGTCTTGCGAGACATTTCCTCTGCGCAGAGACATCAGTTCTGTCATTAAGCTAGCAAGAGATGCTATTGCTTCCCAAACAAGATGGATTGACGGTGACGACACCAACGCTGAGTATGAGACTTGTCCAGCCTGCTACGCACACGTTACACCTCGTCACAAACTTGAGGTGAGGAGCGGTTGTTTCCACCGCATCTGCTTTACGTGCATAAGGGACTGTGTCTCATCCCAACTAGCACGAGGGGACACCGTCCTCTGCCCTTACCCGGGTTGCGAGAAAGAACTCGTGCTGGAGGATTGTAGAggtgttgttgatgatgatgctCTTAATCTTATAATCCACCGCAAGAAGGAGAAGGCCATCCCCGTTTTAGACAGAGTCTACTGTCCCAAGCCTTCTTGTAACTTTTTGATGTCCGACCGCGACCTCCTCGCCGTTGATCCTCGGCAAAAGAAGTCAGTAGAACGCACGTGCGTGGAGTGCGGCTTGTTTTTCTGCAAAAAATGCCATGTTCCATGGCACTACAAGAAGACGTGCAATGAGTTCAAGAAGTCCCAGGCTTACCTGACATCTGACACCGCGCTTTTCGAGTCTTTAGTGAAGACACAGGGATGGATCAAGTGTCCCCAGTGTGCCACCGTCGTTCAAAAAAATGGCGGGTGCCAACGCATTAGCTGCAG ACATTGCAGCCACAAGTTCTGTTACGCATGTGGGGCTGCGTGTACAAGGAAGAAAATGTCATGCAACTGCAGCCCACAAGACTAG